The following coding sequences are from one Sulfitobacter sp. HNIBRBA3233 window:
- a CDS encoding carbon-nitrogen hydrolase family protein, translating into MTPFAIAGVQMYVNALQSNVDGMIQRLDILMARFPWTQMVLFSELAPLGPLDRYSLPPENEELEKFQAAAAKHRVWLIPGSMFITDPEDGRIYNTSFVINPEGEIIRRYAKMFPFRPYESGIAAGTDFCVFDVPEVGRFGLSICYDMWFPETTRQLTSQGVEVLLHPVLTGTTDRDAELAIARATAAQFQCYVIDVNGLGAGGVGKSCVVDPTSMVLHQSAGQEDMFPIEVDLDLVRRQRETGMKGLGQVLKSFRDRATDFSVYDRTSGTDEYLRTLGPLEVPHQGTLAGLDASEPAMRVPQAPSFAGQDSLPGFAHKVPPAFAPEPLPNPTAGTAAPATQETAAVPTPGTPNPPVKPGVLTGSAHNEPTSSG; encoded by the coding sequence ATGACACCTTTCGCAATCGCGGGCGTACAGATGTACGTAAATGCGCTGCAATCGAACGTCGATGGTATGATCCAGCGGCTGGATATCCTTATGGCACGATTCCCGTGGACGCAGATGGTGCTGTTCTCGGAACTGGCGCCGCTGGGCCCGCTGGACCGCTATTCGCTGCCGCCCGAAAACGAAGAGCTTGAGAAGTTCCAGGCCGCGGCCGCCAAGCACCGTGTCTGGTTGATCCCCGGGTCGATGTTCATCACCGATCCCGAAGACGGCCGCATCTACAACACGTCTTTCGTGATCAACCCCGAGGGCGAGATCATTCGCCGCTACGCGAAAATGTTTCCCTTCCGCCCCTACGAGAGCGGGATCGCCGCCGGGACAGATTTCTGCGTCTTCGACGTGCCCGAAGTGGGCCGTTTCGGACTGTCGATCTGCTATGACATGTGGTTCCCCGAAACCACGCGCCAGTTGACCAGCCAGGGGGTCGAGGTGCTGTTGCACCCGGTTCTGACCGGTACCACGGACCGCGATGCCGAACTGGCCATTGCCCGCGCAACCGCGGCGCAGTTCCAGTGCTATGTCATTGATGTGAACGGGCTCGGTGCCGGTGGCGTGGGCAAATCCTGCGTCGTGGATCCGACATCCATGGTGCTGCACCAGTCCGCCGGTCAGGAAGATATGTTCCCGATCGAAGTCGATCTCGATCTGGTGCGCCGCCAGCGTGAAACCGGCATGAAGGGCCTCGGGCAGGTTCTGAAATCCTTCCGCGACCGCGCCACCGATTTCTCGGTCTACGACCGGACCAGCGGTACAGATGAATATCTGCGCACCCTTGGCCCGCTCGAAGTGCCGCATCAGGGCACATTGGCGGGGCTGGACGCCTCCGAACCGGCGATGCGTGTCCCGCAGGCACCGTCCTTTGCCGGACAGGACAGCCTGCCGGGCTTTGCCCACAAGGTGCCGCCTGCCTTCGCGCCCGAACCCTTGCCGAACCCGACGGCAGGAACCGCCGCACCGGCCACACAAGAAACAGCTGCTGTTCCCACCCCGGGAACGCCAAACCCACCCGTGAAGCCCGGTGTCCTGACAGGCTCCGCGCATAACGAGCCAACATCAAGCGGCTAG
- a CDS encoding aminotransferase class I/II-fold pyridoxal phosphate-dependent enzyme has product MQSMREYSSAIQLRSDRWSALREATAALTRNPSAAESAHLRSTVTDLFESLSMMEHYWAFPGVSSFNQMRRHFDQGKLDDVSFAVNRVTRALTTGAYRRRSIPLERDSVDQEEQDDEAHHSPEMRALSKPYFEVLVVDSVNEHQERWLKSNVTSMRRPEDPFVYEAVVVPSIEDALIAVMFNHNIQAIVVRPGLTLHSEKVEEILTRYLARAGGQDEIDALQPENYGPELCRMIAKVRPELDAYLVTERSVEEIAGLDLGICRRVFYNSEDFMELHLNILRGVQARNKSPFFTALVEYSKQPTGVFHAMPISRGKSITRSHWIQDMGAFYGPNIFLAETSATSGGLDSLLEPHGPIKEAQELAARAFGSKQTFFATNGTSTCNKIVVQALLKPGDIVLVDRDCHKSHHYGMVLAGAQVSYLDSYPLSKYSMYGAVPLSEIKERLLELKDQGKLDRVRMLLLTNCTFDGLVYNVQRVMEECLAIKPDLIFLWDEAWFAFARFSPTYRQRTAMDAANTLRTRFRSEAHAKAYEKQQKKLKDADHETLIKTRLIPPPTARVRAYSTQSTHKTLTSLRQGSMIHVNDQDFKGEVEQSFHEAYMTHTSTSPNYQIIASLDVGRRQVELEGFEFVQRQIEAAMSMRRAISDHPLLRKYFKVLTAGDMIPEEHRESGVTSYYDTEQGWTDLWECWERDEFVLDASRVTLLVGGTGWDGDTFKNKVLMDKYGIQINKTSRNTVLFMTNIGTTRSSVAYLIEVLVEIAKSLDDLNDDASGMEKMAFDRRVHNLLENCPPLPDFSRFHRAFLSHGNSREGDIRTAFFLAYDDRNCDYLELDGSLKEAMERGEEIVSASFIIPYPPGFPILVPGQVISKEILSFMRALDVSEIHGYRPDLGLRVFTKEALDGVSPKLKAAE; this is encoded by the coding sequence ATGCAGTCTATGAGAGAATATTCGTCAGCGATCCAGCTGCGCTCCGACCGGTGGAGCGCGCTGCGCGAGGCGACCGCCGCCCTGACCCGCAACCCCAGCGCCGCAGAAAGCGCGCACCTGCGCTCCACGGTGACCGATCTTTTCGAATCGCTTTCGATGATGGAGCACTACTGGGCGTTTCCCGGTGTTTCGTCCTTCAACCAGATGCGGCGGCATTTCGATCAGGGCAAGCTCGACGATGTCAGCTTTGCCGTTAACCGCGTCACCCGCGCGCTGACCACGGGTGCCTATCGCCGCCGGTCCATTCCGCTGGAACGCGACAGTGTCGATCAGGAAGAGCAGGACGACGAGGCACATCACTCGCCCGAAATGCGCGCCCTGTCGAAGCCCTATTTCGAAGTGCTGGTGGTCGACAGTGTGAACGAGCATCAGGAGCGTTGGCTGAAATCCAACGTGACCTCGATGCGCCGCCCCGAAGATCCGTTTGTCTACGAGGCGGTCGTGGTGCCGTCGATCGAGGACGCGCTGATCGCGGTGATGTTCAACCATAACATCCAGGCGATTGTCGTCCGCCCGGGCCTGACCCTGCATTCCGAAAAGGTCGAAGAGATCCTGACCCGCTATCTGGCTCGCGCAGGGGGGCAGGACGAGATCGACGCGCTGCAACCGGAAAACTACGGCCCCGAGCTGTGCCGAATGATCGCGAAAGTGCGTCCCGAACTCGACGCCTATCTTGTGACCGAGCGTTCGGTCGAAGAGATCGCGGGCCTCGATCTGGGGATTTGCCGGCGGGTTTTCTACAATTCCGAAGACTTCATGGAGCTTCACCTCAACATCCTGCGCGGTGTGCAGGCGCGCAACAAATCGCCCTTCTTCACCGCCTTGGTCGAGTATTCCAAGCAGCCCACGGGCGTGTTCCACGCCATGCCGATCAGCCGCGGCAAATCCATCACGCGCTCGCACTGGATTCAGGATATGGGCGCGTTTTACGGGCCGAATATCTTCCTTGCCGAAACATCGGCCACCTCCGGCGGGCTGGACAGTTTGCTTGAGCCGCACGGCCCCATCAAAGAGGCGCAGGAGCTTGCGGCGCGTGCCTTCGGGTCAAAGCAGACCTTCTTTGCCACCAATGGCACGTCGACCTGTAACAAGATCGTCGTGCAGGCCCTGCTGAAACCCGGCGACATCGTGCTGGTCGATCGCGACTGCCACAAGTCGCACCACTACGGCATGGTGCTGGCGGGCGCGCAGGTCAGCTATCTCGACAGCTATCCGCTCAGCAAATATTCGATGTATGGCGCGGTGCCGCTCAGCGAGATCAAAGAGCGCCTGCTGGAGCTGAAAGACCAAGGCAAGCTGGACCGTGTCCGGATGCTGCTGCTGACAAACTGCACCTTTGACGGTCTGGTCTATAACGTTCAGCGCGTGATGGAGGAGTGTCTGGCGATCAAGCCGGACCTGATCTTCCTGTGGGACGAGGCATGGTTCGCCTTTGCCCGGTTCAGCCCGACCTACCGCCAGCGCACGGCGATGGACGCGGCCAACACTCTGCGCACCCGGTTCCGGTCGGAAGCACATGCCAAGGCCTACGAGAAGCAGCAGAAAAAGCTGAAGGATGCGGACCACGAGACCCTTATCAAAACCCGTCTGATCCCGCCGCCGACTGCACGGGTAAGGGCCTATTCGACGCAATCCACGCACAAGACGCTGACGTCCCTGCGGCAGGGGTCGATGATCCACGTCAACGATCAGGACTTCAAAGGCGAGGTGGAGCAATCCTTCCACGAAGCCTACATGACCCACACGTCGACCTCGCCAAACTACCAGATCATCGCGTCGCTTGATGTGGGCCGCCGGCAGGTCGAACTGGAAGGGTTCGAGTTCGTCCAGCGCCAGATCGAGGCGGCGATGTCGATGCGCCGCGCGATCAGCGACCACCCGCTGTTGCGCAAGTATTTCAAGGTTCTCACCGCCGGCGATATGATCCCGGAAGAGCACCGCGAGAGCGGCGTGACCAGCTACTACGATACCGAACAGGGCTGGACCGATCTGTGGGAGTGCTGGGAGCGGGACGAATTCGTCCTCGATGCCTCTCGGGTCACGCTGCTGGTCGGTGGGACCGGCTGGGACGGGGATACGTTCAAGAACAAGGTGTTGATGGATAAATACGGCATCCAGATCAACAAGACGTCGCGCAATACCGTGTTGTTCATGACCAATATCGGCACCACACGGTCGTCCGTTGCCTACCTGATCGAGGTGCTGGTCGAGATCGCCAAATCGCTGGACGATCTGAACGACGACGCGAGCGGGATGGAAAAGATGGCCTTCGACCGCAGGGTCCACAACCTGCTGGAAAACTGCCCGCCGCTGCCCGATTTCAGCCGCTTCCACCGCGCGTTCCTGTCCCACGGCAACAGCCGGGAAGGGGATATCCGCACGGCGTTCTTCCTCGCCTATGACGACCGCAACTGTGACTATCTGGAACTCGACGGATCGCTGAAAGAGGCGATGGAGCGGGGCGAAGAGATCGTATCGGCGTCATTCATCATCCCCTATCCGCCCGGATTTCCAATCCTCGTGCCCGGCCAGGTCATCAGCAAGGAAATTCTCAGCTTTATGCGGGCGCTGGATGTGAGCGAAATTCACGGATACCGGCCCGATCTAGGGCTCAGGGTCTTCACCAAAGAGGCATTGGACGGGGTCAGCCCCAAGCTCAAGGCCGCAGAATAA